The Candidatus Binataceae bacterium genome contains the following window.
CCGGATGGCAAGAATATCAATCTGAATTGCGGAGCGACGCATCCGGAAAATCTCGCAAAGACGGTAGTCGCCGAGCGCGCGAACATCGGAATCGCGCTGGATGGTGATGGTGACCGCGCGATTCTGGTCGATGAAAAAGGCGAAATTTTCGACGGCGACGATGCGATGGCGACGCTCGGAATCAAAATGGCGTCCGAGGGAAAGCTTAATGCGAACACCGTGGTCGCGACGGTGATGAGCAACTTCGGGCTAGAGCTCGCGCTACGCAAGGCGGGGGTTACGCTGGTGCGCACCGATGTCGGGGATCCCGTGGTCGCGCGCGAGATGCGCAACCACTCCTACAACCTCGGCGGCGAGCAATCCGGCCACGTTATCTTCATGGATCATTCGACCACCGGCGATGGACTGATCACTGCGCTGCTGGTGTTGACCGTGATGGTTGAGAGCGGCCGTCCTCTCAGCGAACTCAGGGCGATGCATCGGGTGCCGCAGGTGCTCGAGAACATCAAGGTTAGCGAGCGCCGCCCTCTGGCAGAAGTTTCCGAGATCCGGCGTGCCATCGCCGCCGCGGAGCGGCGCCTCAATGGAACCGGCCGACTGCTGGTCAGGTACTCGGGCACCGAAATGCTCGCTCGCGTGATGGTCGAGGGCGAAGACTCCAAAGTAATCCGCACCATCGCACACGAGATTGGCGCGGCAATCCAAAAAAATCTGGGGGCCCAATCCCTTCCTCCCCTTGTCCAGGGAAAGGGGCAGGGCGAGCTGGCGCGCTCGAAACTTCGCCGCGATTGACGTCGCCCCGACTGGGTCGGGCGCGTCTGCTACCGCTTTCTTCTGTGACCCCCGGGCGGTGGGTTCGAAGCGGGCTTAGAGCCAAGCGCCTTCAAGTAAGCTTTGACCGCTCGAGTAAGTCCCAGATAAAGCGCATCCGATATCAGCGCGTGTCCGATGGATACTTCCGCCAGTCCCCGCACCGCTTTCACATAGGCTGAAATGTTGTCGAGATTCAGATCGTGCCCTGCGTTTACCCCCAGTCCTTCCTCCCGGGCGACTCGGCCTGCCATCCGATGCAGCTCCAGGATCCGTCGGCCTTTCTCGGTCCCAAAGGTACGCGCATACATTCCGGTAAACAGCTCGATTCGATCCGCCCCCAGGGTCCGGGCCCTCGGCACCTGAGTCACGTCCGCTTCCACAAACAGACTGGTACGAATTCCATTGTCGCGCAGCCTTTTCATTACATCACGCAGCCAGTCGTTGCCCGACACAAGATTCCACCCGGCGTTCGACGTCAGCACGTCCGGCGGATCGGGTACCAGGGTGCATTGGGTAGGTCGCACCTGGCAGACGAGGTCGAGAAATTCCGGACCGGGATAACCTTCGATGTTAAACTCGACCTTCAGCATCTGCGCGAGCTCGAGCACATCAGAACGCCTGATATGCCGCCCATCGGGCCGCGGATGCACGGTAATTCCGTGACAGCCCGCCGCGATTGCCGTGCGCGCCGCCTTAAGCACGCTCGGCAGCTCCCCGCCCCGAGAGTTGCGCAGGACCGCGATTTTGTTGAGGTTGACGCTGAGCTTGACCACCCGACGATTCTCCACGCCACCGAAGTGCGAAGCTACAGAGCAAACAAAAGCGCGGCGGTCTTCACTACCGATCGCCTCCCAAGAGGCCCGTTCGTTCGGGAAGGGACAAGGTTTTTCCGGATCATGATTTTGCATTTGCAAGCGAGCGGGATCCCCAAAGCTGAATTTTCCACGGTCGCGCAACTTGGGTTCTGGTTCGCCTTGCTTTTCTGGCCAGGGGCGACCGGTTAGTTTGATTTCTAAGGGCAGATGGGAGCAGGGCGCTTAGTTCAATGATCCTCCTCACCGCAGCGGAGAGCCGGGAACTCGACCGGCTAAGCCAGGAAAAATTCGGAATCGATTCCTACGCGTTGATGACCCGCGCCGGGGAGGCCTGCGCGGAAGCGCTCCTCGCTCTGCATCTCGCTTGCGCCAAAACCGGCGTGCTGGTGGTGGCCGGTAAGGGCAACAACGGCGGCGATGGTTTGGTGGCGGGGCGCCGCTTGCTCGAGTGTGGAATTCCGACCAGGGTGCTTCTTTTGGGCTGGGGTTCCGATCTCAAGGGCGATGCGGCCCGGGCGCACCATGAATTTGTTGGCAGGGGTGGCACCATCATTCAGGCGCCGGACGAAGCACACGTGCAGGCGGGGGGTGCGCAAGCGCCCGGCGCGGTCATAGACGCGATTTTTGGCACCGGCCTTAATGCCGAGGTGCGCGGCACCGCGGCGCGCGCAATCGAGATGATCAATTCGTGGCGGGTTCCGGTCGTTGCGATTGATATTGCCTCGGGGGTGAGTTCCGACACTGGAGCCGTCATGGGGGTTGCGGTGCGCGCAACCCAGACCATCACGTTCGGGTTCGCTAAGTTCGGCCATGTCTCTTATCCCGGGGCCGAGCTGTGCGGTGAGTTGAAGGTGGTGGACATCGGGTTCGCGCCGGGGGCAATGGCTGCGATCGCGCCGCGAGGGCGCTATTTCGAAAAAGCGGATGCGATACCACTTCTCGGTGTGCGCGCCACCAATTCGCACAAGGGGAACTACGGCCATCCGATGGTGATAGCTGGCAGCCGCGGCAAATCCGGCGCCGCTATCCTGGCCTCGCGCGCCGCACTTAGGACCGGCGCCGGCCTCGTCACCGCCGCCGTCCCGGAGTCGGTCCAGCCTATCATCGCTTCCGCGCAGGCAGAGTTGATGACCGAGCCCATCGCCGAGCGCGAAGGCCACTTCGACGCAAGCGTGGCCGGTAGGGCATTGAAGCACCTAATCGACGGAAAGAGCGCGCTCGTGTTTGGTCCCGGTGCAGGCATGAACGATGACACCGTCGAGCTGCTGCTGTGGCTGATAGCGGAGGGCGTGGC
Protein-coding sequences here:
- the glmM gene encoding phosphoglucosamine mutase encodes the protein MERHPKLFGTDGVRGVANLEPITSETALKLGRALAHVFRNSSGRRRKILIGKDTRLSGYMLETALESGICSMGVDVWLVGPLPTPGIAFLTRSMRAEAGVVISASHNPFQDNGIKFFSRDGFKLDDETEARIEDLVFDDRALTEHRAVGGAIGKAARIDDSHGRYLVFLKACVPRTVMFDGLKVVIDCANGAGYKIGPEVLDELGAEVVTLAVDPDGKNINLNCGATHPENLAKTVVAERANIGIALDGDGDRAILVDEKGEIFDGDDAMATLGIKMASEGKLNANTVVATVMSNFGLELALRKAGVTLVRTDVGDPVVAREMRNHSYNLGGEQSGHVIFMDHSTTGDGLITALLVLTVMVESGRPLSELRAMHRVPQVLENIKVSERRPLAEVSEIRRAIAAAERRLNGTGRLLVRYSGTEMLARVMVEGEDSKVIRTIAHEIGAAIQKNLGAQSLPPLVQGKGQGELARSKLRRD
- a CDS encoding pyridoxine 5'-phosphate synthase, giving the protein MVKLSVNLNKIAVLRNSRGGELPSVLKAARTAIAAGCHGITVHPRPDGRHIRRSDVLELAQMLKVEFNIEGYPGPEFLDLVCQVRPTQCTLVPDPPDVLTSNAGWNLVSGNDWLRDVMKRLRDNGIRTSLFVEADVTQVPRARTLGADRIELFTGMYARTFGTEKGRRILELHRMAGRVAREEGLGVNAGHDLNLDNISAYVKAVRGLAEVSIGHALISDALYLGLTRAVKAYLKALGSKPASNPPPGGHRRKR
- a CDS encoding NAD(P)H-hydrate dehydratase produces the protein MILLTAAESRELDRLSQEKFGIDSYALMTRAGEACAEALLALHLACAKTGVLVVAGKGNNGGDGLVAGRRLLECGIPTRVLLLGWGSDLKGDAARAHHEFVGRGGTIIQAPDEAHVQAGGAQAPGAVIDAIFGTGLNAEVRGTAARAIEMINSWRVPVVAIDIASGVSSDTGAVMGVAVRATQTITFGFAKFGHVSYPGAELCGELKVVDIGFAPGAMAAIAPRGRYFEKADAIPLLGVRATNSHKGNYGHPMVIAGSRGKSGAAILASRAALRTGAGLVTAAVPESVQPIIASAQAELMTEPIAEREGHFDASVAGRALKHLIDGKSALVFGPGAGMNDDTVELLLWLIAEGVAPDRPMLIDADGLNALASIGCEKAAAARGQLVLTPHPGEMARLLKISTAAVNADRISAARTLAQRTGGCVLLKGARSVIADAAGVVCVNSSGNPGMATPGMGDALSGIVGALMSRQMTTFDALTLGVFLHGYAADRVAARRGRVGYLAGDLIEELPSAMEALSAAESREPGI